One Glycine soja cultivar W05 chromosome 7, ASM419377v2, whole genome shotgun sequence genomic window, TTGAGAGCAATGACCTCATTGCCGGTCAAGTTTATATATTGATTTTGGTCTTGGGTTGTTGGTTGACATTTTGAATCTTGGGGTGGTTTTTATTCATCTTCCTTCGGTAATCCTAATCTCCTTACTAACTCTTAGGATCGTCCAACTCATTCATTGCTTGCTCGATGTTCGTGGGGATAGTGTTTAAGatgtaataataatagaaaaaattgaGTGCATGATATACCTCATTTGAGAAGATATATATTAACCCTTTTTATCACGGAACAAAGTATGTCAATTCAGTAGCTTCTTTCACAGTATTATATCTTCACTGCTCGATGCCTACCCATTTTATGCAGCtcttttttaaatgttgaaACGCATTTGGTTTACCATTAAAGCAGCCATCGGTAATTTTAGGAATCATTACCCTTCTACATTCTACCATGATATGGCTATGATATAATTAAACAGCAAGCATTAAACAGTTAATCTACTGGCTGATATAAGCACAATCAATGAAAAACCAATCAGTAACCACGCAACTATGAACAaacttcctttcctttttttttaaaaaaaaaatcattcattagAAATATCCAACGATATATActtataaaaacacaaaatgctaaaagaaaaacattacaACTATGCACAACAAATAGACAACAATCAatctattcaaaattaaatagctaAGCCAGTTCTGAAATACTAAACACAACGAAGCACAAAATTAACATCCACCTACTCCAAATTGGTTGAATAATGCCATATGCCCTTCTTTGCTAATGGGCCGGGCAACTACATGGTTGGCTCTTTCAATAAGCTGTTGATGACATCCACGGGTCAGAAACAATGTTAAGGACCATTCATCATGTCTTTATCAATGGTTTCCCACGTaacttcaaaaaatatttatacacttataaaatataatttctccCTTTTGTTCTTGTATTATAATACAACTTTATCctcaaaaatcattattttgattatcTAGTTCACTGTCAATGTGCGTCATTCACTATTTAAAATTCACAATCTAATCTGTTTGCCTATTAATGTTAGTTAGGATTAGTAATaactttaaagagaaaaaaataaataaatgcacaCTATATTATGGATTACTTTTCATTGTACGTCAATggtaatatattaacattaatttatCTATCTATAATTATTGATGAAACTTTGCTCccattcttattattttccttGTGGGTGATGGTAATGACATGTATAGATATTTCATAATCTTTTCCTATAATTTCCACtactttttatccttaaaattatCGATTCAATTATCTAAATTACTACACCTTAAAATAttcatcttttaaattaattgcaTGACTAATTAGCAAAGTTTCAGTTCCTTAAGTATTAAACTTtggttcaattttaaaatttaatttataaaagtaagAAGAATTTTATCTCTGAAAcccaattgaatttttttagacCGAAGATCTCATAAAAACTAACCAAAATCCTCACCATTAATTAGACCAACTGAAGTtggttatataataatattaattattagaatcACTTTCATATTATACCGTTTATTGTATGCATGCTAAGTTATTAATACCATTATAATTGGACAGCGCTCTCATTTGCTTTCTAACCGTGTATAAATATATGATCATGACATGACTCTGCACCCCGTTTATTAACAGCCTTCTCCCTTGTCAGTGCTATATAGTTTCATTAATTATCCAAAATATTATTTGGCTTCAAGAGTTTATCAATTCTTTCTCACCTCACCTTCTCAATAGCTTTGTTtctttttgattaatttgactCTCCTCTTTGAAAGGGAGGAAGAAGGGTTGAGAGACAAATTAAGAGTCATTGGAATTTTCATATATGGCTGTGGCTGATGCATTTGATGAGCAGTGTGATTACTTGTTCAAGGCTGTTCTAATTGGGGACTCAGGAGTTGGGAAGTCAAATTTGATATCAAGGTTTGCAAAAGATGAATTCAGGTTGGATTCCAAGCCAACCATAGGTGTGGAATTTGCATACAGAAACATCAAGGTCAGGGACAAGCTCATCAAAGCACAAATATGGGACACTGCCGGCCAAGAGAGGTAACTAAACTCATCATGAGATCATCATGACATGCTCCTTCTCAatgtttgatttcttttttaactACTCATAAATTAATCGCTATGTTTTTGTCTCTTTAATTGATTGCCCCCATCATCATCACCTTAACTCTTGTCTTGTTTGCTTTCTCTAATTTgtttgtccctttctttttaatttgtctTCATGATCTTAGCAAATTAAAGGTAGCTACCTAGGTTGTGTTTTAGTGGTTAGGATAAAACTTAAATACAATTCTTTAGTTATAGTCtgtgttattttctaataagaATTGAAGTTTCACTTCATCAATTTGCATACCTTTAATGCATGTCTTTTTTATGTCTATGTGAATTATCcaagtaaaaatttaattctGATTAGAAAACAGTACAAAGATTACTTAAGAAATTCTATTCAAGTTTTTGTTCTGAAGGTTAACCAAATTACCAAATTCTTGTGCTAAgaaatagattaaaagaaaatccTTTTGAATATACAAAAAGCAGAGCAGAACTCACTTGCATGGTACTTTGGTATTTTTTATCTTGTCATTGCTGTTGGTTTCAattcatttcatcttttttttttccttcaatgaAAAGTTGAACGCTTTTGTTCTCCAACTggcattttcaatttcaaagtcGGTGTCCTTTGGTTTTGGGTTTGCTTAGTCTAGAAgaatttaatgaattaaattaatttgactttattctttttttttttgttaatgactTGATTATTATTGGACTTTCAATCGTGTACAACTTTTCATGCCTTATCTACTTCCACACAATATCACGTCCCACCCCCTTTTTGTTAATGACTTGATTATTATTATACCTCTTTGCCTTTTCTTTGGGGAtaaaaggtaaagaaaaaaatataaagagaaaaaaaaatgaagatattaGATTACTTGGATAattaaggagaagaaaaaaaacgccGCATGCTCAGTCTCTTTTGTTAACAAAACTAATCATTAGCATGCTCAGTCTCTTTTGTTAACAAAACTAATCATTAATatttactgataaaaaataaaagagaaaaaatattcatagcatttttttcaattataacaAGGTATGTAAGGACAAAAAAGCATTTTGAACTCGGTTTTTTGCTTTTTTACAACAATGATAATGAGATTTGaatttaacatacaaattatCTAATCTATTCATTAGTAACTACTAAGTCGACACATAGTAGattaattgaatatatatttgGTTTTGAGGTGAAAGCATATCTGGAAATCATTTCATGTGGGACCTAAAGAAATTTGATATATTTACACTGAGATTATCATGCATTGAATTCGAAGCACGGCGTAggatttatatttgtttatggtttataaagaaaaaaaatgatcataaaAAGAACACCGTAGATCATTGAGTTGTGTAAGATTTGGTTTCCTTCTTCTAAAGTAAACTTTCGTTATCCATCCAAAAAAGTAGACGCACTTGATTTGTGACCTAACCCAAATTTTAAGACAATTTAAAGTCCATAAAACGTTTAAAATAGATTTCAGCAAAGTTAAGGTTTGAATTAAGGTTAAAGAAAAGTAGAGACGTTTGGTTTGTAAGAAAATTCTTATACTCTTTTTTGAGTGAACTCgcgattatttttttttttatcaagagcTCAAAAAATTCTTGCATCTTacgataattttgaaaaaaattaagggtTTTCTTTTACAGAGAGAAAGTTTAAGGTTTGAACTAAAGTATAATATCACCGACACACTCACAAAATATTTAAGTCCAATCAACCCATTTAttctatttcaaaaaaatgtcattttaaaagttttagttttaaattgattgtcacttttttcttaaaaaaatgattttcactTTAAAAAGAATTGAAATTAAGCTTAAATACATTATTTATCTTCTAGAACTATATCTAGTTTTAGTCTTTCAAgttattttcaaatcaattaatcctctctatttttaaaattaataaatttagtcAACTCCtagctcattttttttatatatgtcaactcctctatttttcttcataaattaAACTGATGATTAAATTGAGTTTCACTCAATATTCACTAACCAATATATCAAATTCCacctaaaaatagttttttccttcttcaaaTCTTAATCTCAcatcttataaaatttattaaatttctactaagcaataattattatgaatgcttttaaaatcttaggcaataataattattagtatttaaCCAGTAAAATGCTTTGACCTAATTCTTACCAACTTCCCTGATTTTCTgctctaataaaaaaacaagtgtTTGGATATGTTGACATGCACTTTAGCTcacttaatataataatatataccattatacattaaatatttgaatagaCTATTACCAAACCTCCACGTGACTTGGAAAATTTGCATCTAATTTTGGATAGAGTTGGAATTAGAAAACATAAGAGAGACACTAcacggtaaaaaaaaaaatatcaatacaaAGACAGGTGTAAACCTTATGAAACTCGATAATTACTTAAGGAACTTCAGccaattaaaatgttttatctCCTCTGTAGCATAATTGAAAAGTGACTTTGCCAGTGTAGTGTACGGTGCTTCGTCGATCGATTTGGATTAtgggaatgaaaaataaaacgaacagtgatatttttatatattcaaaaattatttttacctctataacttcatttttttttataaaattttctcttCTATTCTGTTACTTTACCCGtgattatctaatttttttcctttccattCCATCTTTTAAAGTGTAGATGCACTAACATCATTTTCCAAATATAAATCAGTGAATTTAAAAAAGTAGGACTCGTTCAAGAGTAAAAAGTAGAAACCAAGTTTTTTAATGCAATTATGTAATCTTAAAATAGTGCAAGGTTAATGATTGATGATGCGGGTCCATGACAAGGATTGGACACGTTCAGGCTAAGCTTAATAAGCACGGATGAAAATGATGGTGAGTAAGAACAAAATTCAAGTGGCATCAATAGGTCGAAGAAATGCATATGCATGTGATACTTTGAAGGTTTTGGTCACCAACCCCATGATCAATAGTTTGTTTCTAATTGTCCTAGCCCTAGCACACCAGACAGTCACTCACCTACACCCAAATTCATCATTTGCAGACCAAAATCTTGTACGGTTCATACTGTAAAATGCACAGCAAATAGTTTGCcttcatcagaatcagatttAACCACAAGTTTTCTTGCTTAACTGAAGTAAGGACTagcaaatattatattatgaatTATATGCTAGTCgatattttgtttcaattaaCATACAGGGTTTGTAAATAATCACAtacaattcattttaaaaacagaagaatattattatgtttttggggTGAACTAGTTTAGTTATTCTAACaatgtataaaattttacacacattcaaatttgaattgtaTGCATAAGACTTTTCCTTTCTAATAAAAGGGTTttaaggagagagagagagagagagagagagagagagagagagagagagagagagagagagagagagagagagagagagagagagagagagagagagagagagagagagagagagagagagatttttttctttcttttattcccAAAGGGATAAAGTTTGAAAGGAGTGTTCTATCATTTTAAGCTCTATAGTCTATATCCACCAAgtagatttttgttttattataatattggtTCTCTCTCAATTGTCGGCATTGCCTAATTTGGAGTATGAAAAGTGTTagtaaaacactttttaacattttttactgGATTTTTGGGAGTGAATTTTGCATAGTAATTACTCATATCATTTGATCTTATATTTCATTCTCAAACATatatatttgaacaattttgtGGTAGGTTTAGAGCTATCACAAGCTCATACTACAGAGGAGCCTTGGGGGCAATGCTAGTGTATGACATAACCAAGAGAGCAACTTTTGTGAATGTAGGAAAATGGCTTCATGAGTTGAGAGAGTTTGGAGGAGAAGACATGGTGGTTGTTTTGGTGGgaaacaaatctgatttggatcAATCAAGGCAAGTtgagagagaagaaggaaaagtgTTTGCAGAAACAGAAGAGTTATGCTTCATGGAAACCTCTGCTTTGCAGAATCTGAATGTTGATGAAGCATTCTTGGAAATGATCACTAAGATTCATGACATCATAAGCCAGAAAAGTTTGGAAACCAAAATGAATGGCACAGCATTAAATCTTCCTAGTGGGAAGGAGATTCATATAGCTGATGAAGTTACTGCTACTAAACAAGCTAAATATTGTTGTTCATGATTATAGCTTGCATGATGAAATTTTGCTATTTTACAAGTATCTTTGATCAACTCAGATGttgattcttcctttttaatttcccccctttctttttagtttttctttgatATATGATCTCCtggtaatttttttagaagtgatgaattatattgtttatccttttttatgtaCAGATATTAGGTTCATATTTTGTTTGTGtctgataatgataaaaaaaaaatacagaattttattaaatgactttttttgcggttttcttttttttttcctttttgcctTTTTCTGTTGAGGGCCTTCTGTTGGCTGTCCATGGAGTGAAAGAGAGGAGAGTAAACATTAGtagagattattattattaaaaatttagccaTAAGATAATATCAATGCTCGTTTGcattttagattaaattttacctatccacaaaattaaaattagtattttgttttaaaaattaaagttgaataagattaattttcaaattgttAAACATAATTGAGATATATTCTTAATTCATCTCAGCCACATGTTTTACAGTGAAATGTGTGTATAATGTGAAAAATTAATTCttgatataaaacaaataaactcTTAGATAAATTTCAGGTTTAATTTGGACTATTATATAAACACTGAGTTAGTTAAAAAATGGCATAATTTTAAGGAATTCATATTAATACCAGGGCCGCCAAAAAATATCCCCAagaccaaaaaagaaaacatcaatAATAAACATACTCTTGGTGAAAAGAAgtgtcaaaatataaatatttgttgaaGAAATCATTGTTTGTAAAGATATGAATTCAACAATTAGAATTCAATGGAGGTTGGTTCACCGTGTTAATTCTGTAAGAATTATTTAATCCAAACAGGGATACGGAATACcaacaaaattgtaaaataaattgtgtactttttaatgaaatttatacAATGGCTAATAATCCTCGatacctttcttttctcaaatTGTTACGTCCTCTCCTTCAGTGGCATCCCGCTTCTCTAGCTCTTCTACTTATCACTCGTTTGGTCAACACATTGACTTTCCTCATGTTAAATGGAACCAATGTTCAGCCTTTACAATCTGGGTAATGTGGATACATTGTTTTGTAATAAGAAAAACTAGGTGGGTGATAAATGCTTTATATGTTTTAgcatttatcttatatttttcattatttagaaaaaaaaattaatcacttttatgctaatattactattaattaGGAGAAAGTTTAGTGTCTTtaacttttaagaaattttattaattttgtatgttttattgtAGGAAAAGAAGACGAATTGAAGATTTTGGAAAAACAATTTTGGAAGTTTAAATCACACATCTTTAAAAGCACATTTTGAAAGTCTAAAGTCACCATTTTCCTCTTTGCTAGCTGAGGCCGAGTTTGAAAGATTTGAGGCTGAGAGTGTTAGAAAAACACATTTGCTTGTTGTCCACCTGAGCCAAGCATGAGAAAGCTGAAGTTCGGAGTAAGAGTGTTGATGTGGCTTAAGTAAGGCTGAAACACAAGCATAAAACGTCCAATTGAAGGGATTTTAGGGAGTTTTGGTTTTGGGGAGTTATCTAGGGCATTGTGAGGGGCTCGAAAGCTCTCACTTGTTCTCTATGACTTCTCTACTAactttcatttccttttttcttacCAACTCTCATCACTTTGTACATAATTTTTTCTACCAGTTCTTATGTAATTAGGTTTACTATTTATGAGAATTGATGTAATTGAATGCATCCTTATGTTTACATTCAAGTTATGAATCTATATTTATTGTTCATTGTTAAGTGTTCTCTTCTatgcttaatgtttgtcttGGTTTGATCACACATTGTTTGATTTTGTAGCTTGAATGATCATTGGGAAATGCATTGAAACTTAGAATGGGAAAAATTACCTAATGAGTTTTGTGTCTAGGGATAGAGCAAAGTTGGTTAGTCATCTTTTAACTTTTGTTCTTAAAGTAAATCACTTGATTAGACTAGGCAAGGGATTGATAGTTTGGTAAGGGGCTTAGACTTTTTCCGTATGAGAGATTGGGATTTGAGTATTTttgtgagtttattataataattggaCTTTGAACTAGATGAATAATCTTTGTTTGCATGAAGAGGTGGTTTAGTGAAATCAATCCCAACTCTTTTGTTCTttgttattttacctttttctgTCGCACTCTATGTGTTCGTATAAatgtcaaaaataatttttgtttatttatgctATTGTTATTTACATTTCCgcaattcaattaaaatcatCGTTGTTCCGATAGCCATAGTTAgtaaatattgttattttgcTGAGTATTACACGAGTCCATATGGATGCAATACTCGAACTTcccattttatattatttatgcgACTTTGTCAAGGAGATAACTAGGAGTGGATTCCCCTCCCATCCTTGTTAACATTCATGCATgcattttgtttattaattatagaAATTTGGTCTCTTGATAACATTTTTCTTAGCACCTTCACTCTAAGGTATATTTACCATTTTTCCCAATAGTGAAGGACCATATAGGTGAGAGCCACTTTTCAATTCCACTCGAAAATGCACTTTTTGAGTGTTACAATGTTTTTTGTTGCCCTTATGAATGTAGAATTTGTCATCCAACTTGCATTTAACATGGCATTTTCATTGAATAATTGAACCGTATTGTGATTTTCTTTCACCTTTTTCA contains:
- the LOC114418668 gene encoding ras-related protein RABA6b-like, with translation MAVADAFDEQCDYLFKAVLIGDSGVGKSNLISRFAKDEFRLDSKPTIGVEFAYRNIKVRDKLIKAQIWDTAGQERFRAITSSYYRGALGAMLVYDITKRATFVNVGKWLHELREFGGEDMVVVLVGNKSDLDQSRQVEREEGKVFAETEELCFMETSALQNLNVDEAFLEMITKIHDIISQKSLETKMNGTALNLPSGKEIHIADEVTATKQAKYCCS